One window of Medicago truncatula cultivar Jemalong A17 chromosome 2, MtrunA17r5.0-ANR, whole genome shotgun sequence genomic DNA carries:
- the LOC25486047 gene encoding putative F-box/LRR-repeat protein 23 → MELLPPPPSSSATSSSNSMPILDSRERNWLDLPRDAVLSIFQKLPTIDILIRTPRVCTTWRKISKDPFLYRTIDMFDLGYIRYLECLCHRAIDYSCGQIIHININYFCTNDLLRHIADNASHLRRLHLACCYRVTDEVLCEVAEKFSHLEELDICISGLAICPLKAIGRCCPRLKTLEFRIIERGNPSDDDEEAFDIELNMHGFRRLQLFRDEITNKGLLAILDGCPHLEYLYMRQGFW, encoded by the exons ATGGAGTTgttaccaccaccaccatcatcttCTGCTACTTCATCATCGAATTCGATGCCAATACTCGATTCGAGAGAACGAAACTGGCTGGATCTTCCACGAGATGCAGTCTTATCCATTTTCCAGAAGCTTCCCACCATTGATATTCTTATTCGCACTCCCAGGGTTTGCACTACGTGGCGCAAAATCTCCAAAGACCCTTTCCTCTATCGTACCATCGACATGTTTGATCTTGGCTACATCAGGTATTTAGAGTGTTTATGTCATCGCGCCATTGATTACAGCTGCGGCCAAATAATCCATATCAACATCAACTATTTTTGTACCAATGATCTTCTCCGCCACATCGCTGATAA TGCAAGTCATCTACGACGCCTTCATCTTGCATGTTGCTATAGGGTAACAGATGAAGTATTGTGTGAAGTTGCTGAAAAATTTTCTCACTTAGAGGAACTTGATATATGTATTAGCGGCTTAGCCATTTGCCCTCTGAAAGCAATTGGCCGATGTTGCCCTCGATTGAAAACCCTTGAATTCAGAATCATAGAGCGGGGTAATCCAAGTGACGATGATGAGGAGGCATTTGATATTGAGCTAAACATGCATGGGTTCCGTCGTCTCCAGCTTTTCAGAGACGAGATAACTAATAAAGGTTTGCTGGCTATTCTTGATGGTTGTCCTCACCTTGAATATCTTTATATGCGTCAAGGATTTTGGTAG